One stretch of Wolbachia endosymbiont of Armadillidium arcangelii DNA includes these proteins:
- the rplI gene encoding 50S ribosomal protein L9, giving the protein MLIILMENIRTLGKLGEVVKVKPGYARNFLFPQKKAMKATKENLIKLEEQRLLLEEENIKKLSAAKVLGSSLYDKFVILIKQASGDGKIFGSVTTREIAKILLQEGYEISHHNLSFGGISIKNLGEYQVNIELHSKVIVPITIYVVRSEKDAHELRQVKLQNQKFEQQEDTSNE; this is encoded by the coding sequence ATGTTAATAATTTTAATGGAAAATATAAGAACTTTAGGTAAGCTTGGTGAAGTTGTCAAAGTTAAGCCAGGTTATGCACGTAATTTTCTTTTTCCACAAAAAAAGGCGATGAAAGCTACTAAGGAAAATTTAATAAAGTTAGAGGAACAGCGTTTGTTATTGGAAGAAGAAAATATCAAAAAGTTAAGTGCAGCAAAAGTGCTTGGATCATCATTGTATGATAAATTTGTAATATTAATAAAGCAGGCTTCAGGGGATGGAAAGATTTTTGGCTCTGTAACAACACGTGAAATTGCAAAAATTTTATTACAAGAAGGGTATGAGATAAGTCATCATAATTTATCTTTTGGTGGAATAAGTATCAAAAATTTGGGCGAGTATCAAGTAAATATAGAATTACATAGTAAAGTGATAGTACCAATTACCATATACGTTGTAAGATCTGAAAAAGATGCACATGAATTGAGGCAAGTAAAGTTGCAAAATCAGAAATTTGAGCAACAAGAAGATACAAGTAACGAATAG
- the purB gene encoding adenylosuccinate lyase, giving the protein MIPRYSRKEISSIWEEKNKFNIWLKIEKLACEAQAKLKVIPNDVAEKLSGAIEFDIERINEIESIVKHDVIAFLTYIAEKAGVDVRYLHYGMTSSDVLDTCLAVQLKESCDILLKNLKNLLIVLKKKAEDYKDIVCVGRSHGMHAEPITLGLKFARFYAEFKRNYQRLISAQKEISICKISGAVGNFANINPFVEEYVAKEMGLIPETISSQVIPRDRHAMFFSVLGVVASSIENIAVEIRHLQRTEVGEISEYFSIGQKGSSAMPHKCNPILSENLTGLSRLIRSYVFPALENVALWHERDISHSSVERCIAPDACTAMDFALVRLTDLIDKLVINKENIEKNLNSSKGLVFSQRVLLELVNSGLAREEAYKIVQSNAMKVKQNNSDFLAELKQDKSLLEVINSKKLESLFDLKYYTKHIDHIYSKVFNEAE; this is encoded by the coding sequence ATGATCCCGCGCTATAGCCGTAAAGAAATCTCTTCTATTTGGGAAGAAAAAAATAAGTTCAACATATGGCTCAAAATAGAAAAATTAGCATGTGAAGCTCAAGCAAAATTAAAAGTTATTCCAAATGATGTTGCTGAAAAGCTCTCTGGTGCTATTGAATTTGATATTGAGCGTATTAACGAAATTGAATCCATTGTAAAACATGATGTTATAGCTTTTTTGACATATATTGCTGAAAAAGCGGGAGTTGATGTTCGTTATCTCCATTACGGAATGACAAGTTCTGATGTTTTAGATACATGCCTTGCAGTGCAGTTGAAAGAGTCATGTGATATTTTACTCAAGAATCTAAAAAATTTACTTATAGTATTGAAAAAAAAAGCTGAGGACTATAAAGATATTGTTTGTGTTGGGCGCAGTCATGGAATGCATGCAGAACCAATAACTCTTGGATTAAAATTTGCTAGATTTTATGCTGAATTTAAACGCAATTATCAGAGATTAATTAGCGCGCAAAAAGAGATCTCAATTTGTAAAATATCAGGTGCAGTAGGTAATTTTGCAAATATTAATCCATTTGTTGAAGAGTATGTAGCGAAAGAAATGGGACTTATACCTGAAACCATATCGTCCCAAGTCATTCCTCGTGATAGACACGCCATGTTCTTTTCGGTTTTAGGAGTGGTTGCAAGTTCAATAGAAAATATTGCTGTTGAAATACGTCACTTGCAAAGAACTGAAGTTGGAGAAATTTCTGAATATTTTTCTATTGGGCAGAAGGGAAGTTCTGCTATGCCGCATAAGTGTAATCCTATTTTAAGTGAAAATTTAACCGGGCTCTCACGCTTAATACGCAGCTATGTTTTTCCTGCATTAGAAAATGTTGCATTATGGCACGAACGAGATATATCGCACTCGTCTGTGGAAAGATGCATTGCTCCTGATGCTTGTACAGCAATGGATTTTGCTTTAGTACGATTAACAGATTTGATAGATAAATTGGTGATCAATAAGGAAAACATTGAAAAGAACTTAAATTCTTCAAAAGGCTTGGTTTTTTCACAACGAGTATTACTCGAGTTGGTAAATAGTGGTTTGGCGAGGGAAGAGGCGTATAAAATTGTTCAGAGCAATGCAATGAAAGTGAAACAAAACAATAGTGATTTTCTGGCCGAACTGAAACAAGATAAATCCTTACTTGAAGTTATTAACTCTAAAAAACTTGAATCTTTGTTTGATTTGAAGTATTATACGAAACATATAGATCATATATATAGCAAGGTTTTTAATGAGGCTGAGTAG